From Candidatus Bathyarchaeota archaeon, one genomic window encodes:
- a CDS encoding GNAT family N-acetyltransferase, translated as MLSVDDVEKDYEAVIESRELLQTMFGGPWPRPGFTLEENLIDLERHQQEFLSRKAFAYTVISLDEARVLGCVYINQSETADSDAIVVMWVRQTEYDKGLDEILFNKVRDWISSDWPFKKVDYPERV; from the coding sequence ATGCTGTCGGTGGATGACGTCGAAAAAGATTACGAAGCAGTCATCGAGAGTCGGGAGCTTCTTCAGACTATGTTTGGTGGTCCTTGGCCGAGACCGGGGTTTACCCTCGAAGAAAACCTCATTGACCTGGAAAGGCATCAACAGGAGTTCCTCAGTCGCAAGGCGTTTGCCTATACGGTCATATCCTTGGATGAAGCAAGGGTTCTTGGCTGTGTCTACATCAACCAGTCTGAAACTGCCGACTCAGACGCTATTGTGGTCATGTGGGTGCGTCAGACTGAATACGACAAAGGACTGGACGAGATATTGTTCAATAAGGTAAGGGATTGGATCAGCTCAGACTGGCCCTTTAAGAAGGTAGATTACCCTGAGAGAGTGTAA
- a CDS encoding GNAT family N-acetyltransferase, protein MSVRENVSKQETLIGRRVYLRPFERDDLPYIQKWPNDAELRRLIGEVAPMSRAETEKFYKKLLADKNRMWFVIALKKGDRVIGEAGFLRMFRPWRNTDITIIIGEKDAWGKGYGTETGHLLLDHAFKRLGFHKISIGVVGFNKRALKFWESLGFKKEGVERDEYYYNNEYSDGIMMSILEDEYRELYEAH, encoded by the coding sequence ATGTCTGTTAGAGAGAACGTGTCAAAACAGGAGACCTTGATAGGTAGAAGGGTTTACTTGAGACCTTTTGAAAGAGATGATTTGCCCTACATTCAGAAGTGGCCCAATGACGCTGAACTCAGAAGACTTATAGGTGAAGTTGCACCGATGAGTCGAGCTGAGACCGAGAAATTCTACAAGAAATTGCTTGCTGATAAGAATCGAATGTGGTTTGTGATTGCCCTCAAAAAAGGTGATCGGGTAATAGGGGAAGCTGGATTTTTGAGAATGTTTAGACCTTGGCGAAATACAGACATAACCATCATAATCGGCGAGAAGGACGCTTGGGGAAAAGGATACGGAACTGAGACAGGTCACTTGCTCCTTGACCATGCCTTCAAACGACTGGGCTTTCATAAGATTTCGATAGGGGTGGTCGGTTTCAACAAGAGAGCGCTGAAATTTTGGGAGAGTCTTGGCTTCAAAAAGGAAGGCGTTGAGAGAGATGAATATTACTACAACAACGAATACAGCGACGGCATCATGATGAGTATTCTGGAAGATGAATATAGAGAATTGTACGAAGCTCACTAA